The window GCCGCGGCCCACGATTCCGGCCCGGCTGGGCTTGGTGGGTTGGGGTTCGCAGCCACACGCGCGGGCCGCGGCGCGTGGCCGGTGGGCACCGGGCCCTATGTCATCGACTCCATCGACGCCGGCCGCGCGCCGGAGCGCCAGCTTGTCGCCCGCCCCATCGAGGCGGACTCCGCGCTGCCGGTTCTGCGGTTCATCCTCGCATTGGGCGCGGACCCGCGCGATCTCCTCGACGCCGGCGCCGACGTCCTCCTCACCGACGATCCAGCCGTGCTCGCCTATGCGGCATCGCGCGCGGCCCTGGAAACGGTGGCGCTCCCCTGGGACCGCACCTACGTGCTCGTGGCGCACGCGGGCTCACCGGCGGCGGCGCCGTTCACGCCCGAGACTCGAGCCGGTCTCGCGCGGGACGCCGTTCGCATCGAGGCCCGCGCCGCCGACTCCGATTCGGCCGCGCTGGCGTGCACCCCGTCGGGCGCGCATTCCAAGGCGCCTGTGTCCGCCGCCTCGCCGCGCGCCCCGCGCATCCTCTACGCCCGCGGCGACACCGTTGCGCGCGACCTCGCTGCCCGGCTCGTGGCACTCGGCCGCGCCGGCCCGGATGCGAGGGCCGTCGGCGTGGAACCGGACGCGCTGGCGCGCGCGGTGCGCGAGGGCAGCGCCGCCGGCGCGGTGTTGTCGCTTCCGCACCGCCCCGAGACCCTCTGCAGCGCAGCCGCCGCATGGGCGCCGCCCGATTTCTCCGTTGAGCCACTTATCGACGTCCGCGCCCACGCCGTCATCCGCCGCGGCACGCCGATGCCCACGGTCGATGCCGACGGCACGCTCCGCTGGACGGCGGCCGGCGTTCCTCCGGACAGCGACGTTGCCACGCCATGACGTTTCGCGCGCGCCTGTTCGCCGCACTGCTCGCCGCCGTGGCGCTTCCGCTCGTGCTGCTCGCCCTCGGCGTGCGCCGGGAGATGACTCGCCGCCTCGCGGCGGATGACGACCGCCGCGTCGCCTCGCTCCTCGCCGTGCTGCGTGACGACCTCGCCACCCGGAGCGGCGCGGCCGGCCGGCGGCTGGCCGCGCTGCGCGAGCGAATGGCCGGCGACAACGAGCTTCGCGCCACCATTGCTGCCCCCGGCGTTTCCGCCTCCGGCGGCAGCCCCGTCGAGCGCCGCTACCTCCTCGATTGGGCGGGAGACGCGATGCGGCTCACCGGCCTCGCCATGCTTCGCGTCCAGGACAGCGCCGGCACGATCCTGAGCTCGGGCCACTTCCGCAACGAGTACGACCGCGTCGAGCCGGCGCTGCCGCGCCTCCTCGCGGCGCGGCACGACTCGGTCGTGCTCGTGCGCGCGCGCACCGCGGATGCGCCGGTGCTCGCGCTCGCCCGCGTCGACTCGGTGCGGATCGGCGGCCGCGCGTTTTCGCTCGTCGGCGGCCTTCCGCTCGACAGCGCGGGGCTTGCGCGGCTAGGCGCGGAGGGAGACCTCGCAGTGCGGCTGGTGCTCCCGGACGCCGATTCGGCGGCTTTGCGCACGGGGCGAACGGTGGCGGACCTCCCCATTCCCTTTGTCGATCTCACCGCCGGCGCCGCGCAGGTAGATCCGCCCGCATCGCCCTCCGTGTCCGCGCCCGACAGGGCGGGGATTGACGCCGCCGTCGCCCACCTCGCCGTCATCCAGGCGCCCGGCGCGCTCGCGGCACTCGGGCGAAGCGTTGACGCCTGGGCGCTCGTGGCGCTCGCCTTGAGCGGCGCCGTCGCCGTGCTTGCCGCCGCGTGGCTCGCCGCACGGGTGAGCCGCCCGCTTCGCCAGCTCGCCGATCAGACTTCGACGCTCGACCTCGACCGCCTCGACGCGGAGTTCGCGAGCGACCGGCCCGACGAGATCGGCGACCTCTCCCGCCTGCTCGGCGAGATGACCGCGCGCCTCCGCCAGAGCACCGCGCGCCTCCGCGAGGTGGAGCGCCGCGCGGCCATGGGCGACGTGGCCCGGCAGGTGAACCACGACGTGAAGAACGGGCTCACCCCCATCCGGCACGTGCTCCGCCACCTGGCGCAGGTGGCGCGCGACGAGCCGGCCTCGCTCGCCCGCGTGTTCGAGGAGCGAAAGGCCACGCTCGAGGCGAGCGTCGCTTATCTCGAGACCCTCGCGCGAAACTACGCCCGCCTCTCGCCCCGGCTCGACCGCGAGCCCTGCGACCTCAACGCCGTCGTGCGCCAGGTGGTGCGCGATGCGTCGGCCCGGCCCGAGGGCGCGCGGGTTGATGCAGCGCGGGCGGTGGAGCTCCGCACAGTTCTCGCCGACGACCTGCCGCGCGTCGCCGCCGACGAGGTGGTGCTCCGGCGGATCGCCGAGAACCTGGTGACCAACGCGATCGAGAGCCTGGACGGCCAGAGCGCCAACGAGGGCACCGGTCCGTGCGTGACGGTGTCGACCGCCATCGCGACGGGCGACCGTGCGCCAGCGCCCATCCGCCTCGTCGTCGCCGATACCGGCCGGGGGATGACGCGCGCCGAGCTGGAGCATGCCTTCGACGACTTCTACACCACCAAGCCCGACGGCACGGGTCTCGGCCTTTCGATTGTGCGCCGCCTCGTGCAGGACCTGGGCGGCACGCTGCGGATCGAGACCGAGCCCGGTGCCGGCTCCCGCGTCACCGTCGAGCTGCCGCCTGGGCGGCCGCTCGGAGCGTGAGATGACCACCATCCTCGTCGTCGATGACATCCGCCCGCTCGCCGAGCAGTATGCCTACGATCTGCGTCGCCTGGGCGGCTACGACACCCTGGTGGCGGACGCGGGCGCCGCCGCGCTCGACCTGCTCAAGCGTGACGAGGTCGACTGCATCATCCTCGATCTCGAGATGCCGGGGATGGACGGCTTTGCCGTGCTGCGGGAGCTGGAGCGCCGCGGCAGCGAGATCCCGGTCATCGTGTACACCGGGACCGGCGACTACGACCGCTGCATCCAGGCCGTGCGGCTCGGCGCCGCCGGGTTCATCGACAAGGCGGAGCCGATGGAGCGCGTCGTGCGCGAGGTCGAGGGCGCCCTCGAGCGGCGCCGGCTTCGTGCCGAGGTGCGCATCCTTCGCCGCCAGCTCGGCGATGGCGCGCTCGTCGGCTCGAGCCCCGCAATCGGCGAGTTGCGCGCAGCCGTCGCGCGGGTCGCACCGTTCCCCACGCCGGTGCTCGTGCTGGGGGAGAGCGGCTCGGGCAAGGAGCTGGTCGCCCGCGAGCTTCACCGGCTGGGCCCGCATCCGTCGGCGCCCTTTCTCGCGGTGAACTGCGCCGCGCTGCCGGAGGCGCTTGTCGAAAGCGAGCTCTTCGGCCACGAGCGCGGCGCCTTCACCGGCGCCTCCGGCTCGCGGCGCGGCGCCTTCGAGGCCGCCGAGCGCGGCACGCTGCTGCTCGACGAGGTGGGCGAGCTGCCGCTCGCCGCGCAGGCCAAGCTGCTCCGCGTGCTGGAGGACCGCACCGTCACCCGCCTCGGCACGACGCGCAGCATCGCGGTTGAAGCGCGCGTGGTCGCGGCCACCAACCGCGACCTCGAGGCCGAGGTGTCCGCGGGCCGCTTCCGCGACGATCTCTTCTATCGGCTCAACGTGCACCTGCTCCGCGCGCCGCCCCTCCGCGACCGGCTCTCCGACGTGCCCGAACTCGCCGCCCACCTGCTCGAAGGCATCTGCACGCGCTTCGGCATCCGACCCAAACGCCTGGCGGGCGAAGCCGCCGAGTGCCTCATGGGCTACGATTGGAGCCGGAACAACGTGCGCGAGCTTCGGAACGCGGTCGAGCGGATGGTCATCGCGGCCGATGGTGACGTGCTCCGCGCCGAACACGTGCCGGCCGAGATTCGCGCGGCGGGTACCGGCCGGGCAACGGCGCCCGCGCCCGACGGCGCGCGCTCGTTCCACGATCTCCGCGCCGAGGCCGAGCGGCGCATCGTGCTCGAGGCGTTGGAGCGAAACGACTGGCAGGTGACCCGCACCGCGCAGGAGCTTGGCCTCGCCGACCACGCGAGCCTGCTCAAGATCATGCGGCGCCTGGACATTCGGCGCGGGTAGCGAATCCACAACCCGGAGGTTGGAATCAGCCCCATGAAGCCGCTGCCCGTCTTCCTCGCCGCCTGCGCGGTGATGTCGGCCGCCGCGTCGTCTGCGGCCGCTCAAGCGTCGCCCTCGTTCCAGGCGCGGCTCAAGACCATTGACTCGATCCCCGCGCCCGAGAGCGTCGCCGTCGGCCCCGACGGCGCGTGGTACGTGAGCTCGTTCGGCAAGTTCGGCGTTGCGGGAGATGGGGCCGTGTACCGCATCGACCCCGACAAGGGCACCCGCGCGATCTACGCTCGCGGCCTCGACGATCCGTGCGGCGTCGTGTTCGTGGGATCCACCCTCTGGGCGGCTGATCGCAAGGGCGTGTATCGGATACGCGAAGGGAAGGCGGAGCTGGTCTACCCCGCAAAGAGTTTCCCGCGGCCCACGCACTTCCTCAACGACCTGGCGCCGGGTTCACACGGGACGTTGCTCGTGAGCGACACGGGCGATTCGACCGCGGCCGGAGGCGGCGCCGTGTTCGTGCTGACGCCCGGACGGCCGGTGGCCGTGCTGCCCGGCAGCGATACCGCCCGCGCCGTCTCCAGCGCGAACGGCATCTTCCGCGGCGGCCGCGACACCTCGTACGTCGTGGGGTACAACAGCGGCGTGCTGTCCGTAACCGACGGCCACGGCACCTGGCGCGAGCTGGCGCACGGGCTCGGCGGCCCCGACGGCATCGAGGCCGCGGGGCGGGATGCGTTCTACGTAACCGACAACAAGGGCGGCGATCTCTGGCTCGTGCTGCGCGCGACCGGCGGCACGGCGATCAAACTCGTCTCGGGCCTCAAAGCGCCGGCTGATCTCGTGGCCGACCACACGCGGGGTTGGCTCGTCGTACCTGAGAACGACGCGAACCGACTGAGCGTGTACCCGCTCGGCCACAACTGAGCGCGCGCGCCGCGATGAGCTCGGCCGGCACTGCGCTCAGGGCTGCGCTGGTGTCGCGCTCGTCGGTGCAATTCGCGCGGCCACGAGTTCCGCGAACTGGCGCAGCTCGGCGGCGTTGAGGTCGGAGATCGCCCAGTATGCGGCGCCCCCCGCGGCGCCGTGCACCGACTGATATCCGCGCGCCGTCTCCTCTCTCGGCGGCGAAGTAGAATCCGCCGGCCAGAGGAAGAGATTGATGATGTGCTGCCGCCGGGCGTACGCCAGTGCGGCGGCGGGATGGTCGTTCACGTAATCCAGCCGGCCGCCCAGGAGCCGGAAGCCCAGCGAATCGAGCGACGGCACCGGCGGTGAGAAGTCGAGCTTCCCGGCGAACCACGGCTTTACCGTGTGGTGTTCCGACGAAGGGACGTCGGTCAGGTGCCCCGGCTGTAGCGAGCGGATGTGCGCGGCGAGCAGCTCGTCGGCGAGCAGGTCCGAGCGCCGGCCGGCGATTGCCTGCGCGCTCCACCCGCGACCGCCCGCGACGTACCCGCCGGCCGCCGCGAGCGTGATGACGGCCGCCATCGCCCCCCAGCGCGCGAGCCGGCCCATGCCGGGCGCGCGCGCGGTCCGGACGGTCCGCGCGTCGCGCACGGCGTCCACGATGCCGGCGCGCAGGTGCGCCGGTGCGCGGACCGGCGCCACGTGCATCTGGAGCGCCGCGTGCACCTGCCGCTCGCGCTCCACCTCGGCCGCGCACGCGGCGCACGTCTTGAGGTGCGCCTCGACGCCGGCCACCGCCACGCTGTCGAGCTCGCCATCGACGTAGGCGGTCAACTGCAGTGCGAGTCCGCCGCACGGCTCCATGATCAGCTCCGTTCCAGGTCCGCGGGCGAGAGTGCCGCATGCAGCCGCCGCCGAGCCCGCGAGAGCCGCGACATCACGGTGCCCACCGGCACGCCGGCCACCTGCGCGATCTCGCGGTAGGACAGACCCTCGATGTCCCTCAACACCACGACCTCGCGAAACTCGACCGGCAGCCGCTCCACCGCCTCGAGCAACGTGTCC is drawn from Gemmatimonadales bacterium and contains these coding sequences:
- a CDS encoding HAMP domain-containing sensor histidine kinase encodes the protein MTFRARLFAALLAAVALPLVLLALGVRREMTRRLAADDDRRVASLLAVLRDDLATRSGAAGRRLAALRERMAGDNELRATIAAPGVSASGGSPVERRYLLDWAGDAMRLTGLAMLRVQDSAGTILSSGHFRNEYDRVEPALPRLLAARHDSVVLVRARTADAPVLALARVDSVRIGGRAFSLVGGLPLDSAGLARLGAEGDLAVRLVLPDADSAALRTGRTVADLPIPFVDLTAGAAQVDPPASPSVSAPDRAGIDAAVAHLAVIQAPGALAALGRSVDAWALVALALSGAVAVLAAAWLAARVSRPLRQLADQTSTLDLDRLDAEFASDRPDEIGDLSRLLGEMTARLRQSTARLREVERRAAMGDVARQVNHDVKNGLTPIRHVLRHLAQVARDEPASLARVFEERKATLEASVAYLETLARNYARLSPRLDREPCDLNAVVRQVVRDASARPEGARVDAARAVELRTVLADDLPRVAADEVVLRRIAENLVTNAIESLDGQSANEGTGPCVTVSTAIATGDRAPAPIRLVVADTGRGMTRAELEHAFDDFYTTKPDGTGLGLSIVRRLVQDLGGTLRIETEPGAGSRVTVELPPGRPLGA
- a CDS encoding ABC transporter substrate-binding protein translates to MGPPTACLLAQPEGARRDTITIALTEPVNPADAPVPANRAERLVFAQLYEPLVRTNCRGVLEPALGVSWSPQDGGPGWMVTLPADAHFADGAPVTAAEVVAGWRERGGTDVAGAATPLGATAVAPIAQAATALGDRRIAVALPAAAAHDSGPAGLGGLGFAATRAGRGAWPVGTGPYVIDSIDAGRAPERQLVARPIEADSALPVLRFILALGADPRDLLDAGADVLLTDDPAVLAYAASRAALETVALPWDRTYVLVAHAGSPAAAPFTPETRAGLARDAVRIEARAADSDSAALACTPSGAHSKAPVSAASPRAPRILYARGDTVARDLAARLVALGRAGPDARAVGVEPDALARAVREGSAAGAVLSLPHRPETLCSAAAAWAPPDFSVEPLIDVRAHAVIRRGTPMPTVDADGTLRWTAAGVPPDSDVATP
- a CDS encoding sigma-54 dependent transcriptional regulator translates to MTTILVVDDIRPLAEQYAYDLRRLGGYDTLVADAGAAALDLLKRDEVDCIILDLEMPGMDGFAVLRELERRGSEIPVIVYTGTGDYDRCIQAVRLGAAGFIDKAEPMERVVREVEGALERRRLRAEVRILRRQLGDGALVGSSPAIGELRAAVARVAPFPTPVLVLGESGSGKELVARELHRLGPHPSAPFLAVNCAALPEALVESELFGHERGAFTGASGSRRGAFEAAERGTLLLDEVGELPLAAQAKLLRVLEDRTVTRLGTTRSIAVEARVVAATNRDLEAEVSAGRFRDDLFYRLNVHLLRAPPLRDRLSDVPELAAHLLEGICTRFGIRPKRLAGEAAECLMGYDWSRNNVRELRNAVERMVIAADGDVLRAEHVPAEIRAAGTGRATAPAPDGARSFHDLRAEAERRIVLEALERNDWQVTRTAQELGLADHASLLKIMRRLDIRRG
- a CDS encoding anti-sigma factor → MEPCGGLALQLTAYVDGELDSVAVAGVEAHLKTCAACAAEVERERQVHAALQMHVAPVRAPAHLRAGIVDAVRDARTVRTARAPGMGRLARWGAMAAVITLAAAGGYVAGGRGWSAQAIAGRRSDLLADELLAAHIRSLQPGHLTDVPSSEHHTVKPWFAGKLDFSPPVPSLDSLGFRLLGGRLDYVNDHPAAALAYARRQHIINLFLWPADSTSPPREETARGYQSVHGAAGGAAYWAISDLNAAELRQFAELVAARIAPTSATPAQP